GTAAACCAGAGCTTCAAGTTCTGAACGCACACTTCCCTTAAAAATCCTCATCCCACAAGGAGAAAGAACATGAAAAACGAAAAAGTGCAAGACATCCAGATCAACCTCGAAGACCTGAACCTGCAAGACGTGGAGACCCTCGGGGAGTCCGACACCTACGGTCTGCCTGAAGGCGGAGCCTCCCTGAGTGTGGGTCGCGGTTGCGGAAGCTGCTCTGTCAAGCCCGCCCTGAACGAGGTTCAGTAAGTTCACCAGAGACAGCCACCCTCGATTTCGGGGGTGGCTGACTTTCAGAAAGGGAAACCATGACCGTGCAACCCACCAAACTCTGGAACCGGAATTTCACCCTGTACTGGTCGGGCATTTTGCAGGCCCAACTGGGCAGTGCGATCAGTGGGGTGGCTTTCTCGTATCTGGTGCTGGAATTGACCAACTCGGTGGGCTCCAGTGCCCTGACCCTCGCCCTGACCATGCTGCCCGGTTTGCTTGCTCCTTTTGCGGCCACCTGGGTGGACCGCCTGCCCCTCAAGTTGCCTCTGGCCCTTGGGGATGCTTTGCGTGGGGTGCTTTCCCTGCTGGTGTGGTATTGGGCCGTTCAGGGAGACTTGACCCCCACCTTGCTGTACCTGACCTCTTTCATCAACGGTTTGATTGGCATTTTTTACAGTCCAGCCGCCCAATCTGCCCTGCCCGGACTGGTGCCTGCCAGAGACCTCATCCGTGCAAACGGCCTGATGGGGATCGCCAACCAGAGTGCCAGCATCATGGGTTTGATCGGAGGCGGTTTTCTGGTCGGTCAGTTCGGGGTGAAAAACACCCTGCTTTTTGATGCGGTGACTTTTCTGGTGATGGCCTTTTTGATGCTGCTGATCCAGTTCCCTGCCCGTGAACGGATCGAGGAGCCCAACACCTACTGGCAGGACCTCAAGGCTGGATTTCAGGTGTTTACAGTCAATCCCCTCCTGAGGGCCATTCCGGTTTTGGGTTTCATGGTGATGGCGGCCTTCGCACCCCTCAACACCGCTCTGCCCAAACACCTGAAATCTCTGGACGTTGGACCCGAGGGGTATGGCGTTCTGATGGGCCTTCTGACGGGTGGGATGCTGCTGGGCAACGTGCTGGTCTCGGTGCTCGGAGAGAAATTCAACGCCACCCGCATGATGCTGCTGGCCTACCTGTTCAACGGGGTGTTTTTCCTGCTGTTTGCGGTGGCCCACAACATCTTCCTGATTTCGGTTTTGATGGTTCTGATCGGGATGGGCACCGGCTTGATCATGGTTTCCAACAGCATCATCCTGCAAACCCACACGCCCAGACACATGCTGGGACGGGCTTTCGGGGTGCTGGGTGCAACCAGTCAACTCGGGATGCCGCTGACCCTGCTGATCCTGCCCACTTTTGTGGACCGCATTCCTCTGGGATGGCTGTTCATGGGAACGGGTGTGGTCTTGCTGGTGCTGTCTGTGCTGTGGTTGCAGGTGATCCGGCGTCAAAACAGCCAGTTGAAGGTGCAGGGGGTGCAGGCCTGACATGCTTTCGATCCTTGAGGGTCCCACATCGGTGCTTCACTGCATGGCCTCGGGCCGTTTGCCAGAGCGTTTCCCGGCAGTGCTGGTGTGGGCCAACCCTGAACAGGTGGTGTTTTCGCCAGAGGTGGATTCTGAAGGGGCTGCAAGGTGGGTCCTTGGGCACCTTCCCTCAGGAGCAAAGGCGATCTTGCGCTGGCCTGACATGGGGCATCCTTTCCTGCCTGTGGTGGTGGAAAACCTGCGAGAGCGTTCAGGCCACTGGTGCATCTGGAAACCCCACTCGGGATCGGTGCAGTTTTTTGCCCTTCCTCAAAACCCTGAAGCGTTCACGTTCAAAACCGCTGTGGTGCCTGAAATCGGGGCCACCCGCGTTCGCAAGGAGGTGACCATGAGAGAACTGGAGTTTCTGGAAATGCAATTTGGGGTGCATCCGCTGCCCCTGATGGACGCCCCTCTGCCCGTGATGGTCTCACAGGTGAATTTGCAGGGAAGCTGGCATCCTGTGCTGGGTCGGGGTCAGCATTACCACGCAGCCCGAACTGGAGCGGTGCTGGAGGCTCTGGAACGTCAGGCAGCAGACCGTGCGGTGAACCTCTCTGGCCCTTGCAGTTTTCTGGACATGCGTCAGGAAGGCCTCACGCTGGATCCTCGCACCCTCGTGCAACCCGAGCCTGCCCACCTGCCCGGGCACTGGACCGCTTACCACCCCGAGCTTCCCATCCGGTGGACCCGTGGGTATTCTGTGCGCCACCAGCAGCCCATTTCTGTGCCTGCCCGACATGTGTTCCTGTCAGTCTCAGATCCGGTGTACGTGCAGGAGAGCAGCAGTGGGGTCGCTCTGGGGGCTTGCCGTGAAGAAGCCCTGCTGCATGCCCTGCTGGAAGTCATCGAACGGGACGCTTTCCTGATGACCTATTACACCCGCACTCCCGCCAGACGGGTGGTGAACATCCAGGACCGTCAAGTGCAGGATTTGACTTTGCAAGCCGAAAAACTCGGGTTCGAGGTGTTTTTCTTCAACATCACCCAGGAAAATGGCATTCCTGCGGTGTGGGCACTCCTGAAACGCTTTGACGGCAAGCTGGATCAGGTCCAGAGTGTCAGCGGTGCTGCGGCCCACCTGCAACCCCTTCCCGCCATGCGGGCTGCCCTCAGTGAAGCTTTGACCACTTTGCACTGCATGGCCCCCCATCACCAACCCGAAGAAGCTTTAAAGCGCGTTTTGCACCCTGAAATGGTGCAGGACGATCTGGATCATTTTTTGCGGTTCGCCCATCCTCTGGGCCTCAAAGACCTGGATTTTCTGGGGTCACAAGAACAACTTTTGTCGGAGTTTGCCCCTTTTTCAGACCGCCACACCGACCTGACCGAGCCCTTGACCCGCTTGCTGCAGGTTCTGCTTCAGGTGCATGAAGATGTGGTTTTTGTGGATTTGCCTGCACAGGGCGGTTTCCATGCAGTGCGGGCTCTGGTGCCCGGCATGCTGCCCATGACGTTTGGACACCCCCACCGGGTCAACACCTCCCGTTTGCTTTCCCGTCTGCCTGCAGGTCACAACGGCCTGTTTGCCCCTCACCCTTTCCCCTGAAAAGAGGACACCATGACCGAGACTGTGGCTTTGAAAACGTTGCGCCTCTGGCGCGTGGCCGGGCAACACACCGTGCGTGAAGGCAGCATTGCCCCCTCTGCCATGAAAGGGCTGCACCACCTCCGCACCTTCGCTTTGCTCCAGTGGCACCTGCAAGAAGAGCAGGACCTGAAAAACACCCTGCAAAATCTGGCCTCCAGCATGGAAACACGGGTGCCTCTGGTCCCCGAGGAGGACCGCTCCCAGCGTCAGGCCCTGATCCGGGTGCGCCGGGACCTCCTGAAAAACAAAGTTCCCAGAGTTGTGGATCTGGAGGTGCTGCAAGAAACCCACCCCGACCTGTGCCAGAGGGTGCAGGAGGCTGCAAACCGCCTGCAGCAGTGGCTGGAGTGCCTTCTGGAAACGGTTTTGCAAGACGAGCACCTGCAGGTCCAGAAGCACCTCAAAGACATCCTGAAGGGCCATCCTGATTTTCTCTCCAGTCTGGAAATCAGCGTTCCCGATGTGATGGACGCCGTGCGTGACTTCCTGAACAGCGAGGAGGTGGGCAAGTGGCGCAAGCTGGAAAACACCCTCTGCACCTACCTGTCCAGAGCGGCTTTCAAGACCAGTCCCCTCAGTCGGTTCACCCGTCAGGAGGTGCATGGATCAGGAGTGCCAGAGACCAGAACACAGGTGCTGCTGAACGCTGCGCTCTTGCACCGTTTCTGGAAAGGCATTCAGCACCATCCTGACCTGAAACCCCACCTGCTTTACCGCTGGAATCCGGATTGCACCCCCCACGAAAAAGGCTTTGAATTGCTGCTGCTGGACCGCAAAGACGGCAAAGCTGCAGACCGCTGGATGGTGCTTCCCCATTCGGCTTTGCTCTGGTGGCTTCACCAGACCCTGCAAACCCCACACACCCTGCTGGACCTGCTGGAAAAGATGCAAGCGGTGCTCAAACTGGACCCGGCCAGAAGCGAAGGTTTCGTGCTGCAACTGCTGGACAGGCAGGTGCTGATTCCAGAGTTTGCCCTCGATGACCTGACCCCAGAGCCGGTGACCGCATTGCAGCAGGTGCTCTCTGGTCTGCCTGTGGATTTTGCACAGGAAGTGTCCAGCTTGCTGGGTGAATTGCAAGCTTTGCTGGACCATTACAGCCAGTCAGATGCCATGACCCGCAGAGGGGTTCAGGCCAGCATCCAGCAGCAGGTGCACCTCATTCAGGAAACACTTTCTCTGGAAGGACCCATGCCGGACTCTGGACGCTGGCTCTATGAAAACGCCAGTGCCCCCACCCACCCTGCCACCCTGCCCGAGTTGGATCAGGAAACCATCAATCTGGTGCACACCCTGTCCATGCTGCTCACTGGATCGGCAGCGAAAAGCCTGAAGCAGGAAGAAAGCTTTGTGCAGCGGTACGGTCCTGAAGGCCAGACCTCCCTGACTGCGTACCTGCTGAATCCTCTGGAAGAAACCCCGTCCAGTGCAGCACAGGACCTGCAGCACCGGGCTCAGGAGGTTTCCAGAGGGCTCAAACGCCTGATCGAACAGAACAGGGAAGCAAGGGAAATCCAGATTCCTGCTGAAGTGCTGGCCCCACACCAGAACAGTGTGCGCCGTTTCCAACCTGCCGGATGGACCTGGTTGATGCAGCAACACCGGGGCCAGTGGGTGCTCAACACCGCTCTGGGAGGGGTGGGTGTGCTGGGCCTCCGGTGCCTGACCCCCTCCAGCAAAGCCCTGCTGAAAACCCGACTGGAACGCCTTTACGCTGGAAAAGCTGCCCAACTCAGGGTGACCAGCCAGAGCACCATCAACCACAATCCGGTGGTGCTGGACCGCACGCTCGGGACCCTGTCCAGTCTGGAGAAAAGCACCTTCCGGTTGCAGGATTTGCAGGTGCAGCACGTGCAGGGACAGGGGCTTCAGGTGGTGGATTCTCTGGGTGAGCAGGTGATTCCGCTGTACCTGAGCACCTTCGTGCCGTCTTTCCTGACCCCCACCGAGCAGCGCCTGATTGACCTGGCCCCTCAGGTCGGTTTCCGCAGTTACATCGTGGAGAGTTTCTGCGACCCCCAGAGCCCCAACGTGCAGCACTTTCCGCGCCTGAAACTGGGTGAGGTGGTGGTCAGCCGTGAAGCGTGGGTGGTGCCCTCCGAGGGGTTGATCCGCCAGAAAAACGAAACCGAAGTGGAGCACTGGCGCAGGGTGCTGGCCCTCTGGCAAGCAAATGGGCTGCCCGAGCGGTTTTTCCTCAGCCCGAACCACACCCTGTTCGAGGAGAAGCTGGACATTGTGGCCTATTTCAGCAAGGAACGCCAGTTGAAACCGCAATTCATTGATTTGCAGAGCCTGCTTTACGTGCGCTTGCTGGAACGCTGGGCCAGAGATTGCCCAGCCACCCTCCTGTACGAAGTTTTCCCTGACCCTTTTGACCAGAATCTGGTGCAAGAAATCGCTGTGGAACTGGAGGAACACCATGCTTGAATGGTTCACTTTGCGCGTGTACGACCACACCCCTGCCCGCGAACAGTTGATGCTGACCCTGCTGGACACCTTTGAAGGGTTGCATCAAGAAGGCTGGGTCCAGCGGTTTTTCCTGCAACGGCACTGGATGCACGGCCCCCATGTGAAAGTGCACTTTCAGACCAGCGAAGTGCTCTCTGCCCTGCGTGCAAGGGTGCAACCTGAAATCCAGCATTTCTTCCTGTTACCCAGAGCAAAAGACACCCTGACCGATGCAGAGTACCTTGCGCGCTACTCGGAAGTGGCAAGGTGGGAAGTCGCAGATGAGGACCTCCTCCCCCTGTACGGCAGCAAAACCACCTTCTGGGAGCCTTCCACTTTTCGGGACCACCGTTTTGGCAATGCTTTTGTGAGTGGACTGGTCAAACAGGTGCTCTCGGAGGTGCAGCCCACCCTGAAATGGCTTCTGACGGTGCCAGCCTCTGGCAAAATCCCCAGAGCCTACCAGCTCATGGCTGGATTTGCCTTCACTCTGGGCTGCAAACCCGAGGTCTCCGGCATGCCCGAGGTGGCCACCTGCTTTGCTTCCCACGCCGAGGCGTTTTACCACAACCTCCCCAACGGCGAGGACCTGCGAAAACAGTTCGTGCTGCGCAGTCAACACCATCAAAACCTGCTGTTTGAACTGACCCATCAGGTGGAAACCCGGCCCCCTCTGGAGGTCCGGTTGTGGATGGAGGCCCTTTCAGGTGCTTATGACCGGGCCATGCACGCCGAAACACTCGGGGAATTTCAGATTTCCACGGCAGACACCTACTTGCAGGAATACACCCGCATGCCCGAGGGGATGTCGCCCAAGGAATTCACCAGCAGTCCAGTGCACCGGGCCTTTCAGGACCCCACCCATCCCATTCACCAGTACATCCAGCGTCCCGAGTTCAAAGCCCGCAGGCTGTTCGTGAACGTGCTGTACGAGCTTTTGCACAGTGCAGGCATCCGGGCTTCCGAAAGGCTCCTGCTGTGCCAGTTCGCAGACAGCACCCTGCAAAACTGGCGTTCTTTCGAGGAGGTGGCCCAATGACCCTGCGCTGGACCGAATTTCACCAGTGGACCAGTTACACCCGGCAAGCCCCTGCGCCTGTGCAGGACATCAGCCCGACCCCCACCCGACCCGAGGACGGCCTGAAACTCCCAGAGCCTGAACTCCTGAACATCCCCCTGCAAGAAGCCCTGCAAGAAAGGCGCAGCCACACCTCGGGTTTTGAAGCTTTTGACCTGCAAGCCCTGTCCAATTTGCTGAAGCATGCGGTGGGCAGCAGTGGCCCGCTCTGGCATGGGGTTCAGCGCAGAACTTACCCGTCTGCTGGAGGGTTTTATCCGGTTTCCGTGCAGGTGGTTTCTGTGAACCTGCCAGACCTGCCCCGAGGGGTCTACCGTTACGAGGCTCTGGGTCACAGTTTGCAGTGGGTGGGCGGTTTTGACCCGCAGGAACTGGATTTCCTGATGGACAACACCTCTTTGCAGGAGGTACCTGCTCTGGTGTTCCTGACCGGAAATTTTGAGCAACCCACCCGCAAGTACGGAGACCGGGCCTACCGTTTTCTGCTGCAAGAAAGCGGCCACATCATGCAGAACCTGCAACTGGTGGGCACCGCCTTGCAGTTCAACACCCTGCCTCTGGGATGCTTCAAAGACGACACCGCACGGCAACTGCTGTCCAGTTCAGAAGAGGTGCTTTACGCCATGCTGCTGGGCAAATCCCCTCGGGCCACTCCGGTCATGCATGCAAAGACTCAGTATTTGCAGCACCGCCTGTACACCCCTCAACTGAACCGCCTGATGCCAGAGATCCTGTCCCTGCCTGCCGGAAAATTCTGGTTCATGGTCAAGGGGGATGGGGGAGAGCACCTGCGCCTCCGGTTTGCCCCAGAGATCCAGACGGAAGTGCAAAACCTCGTGCAAGCTGGGCAAGAGCAAGGATGGATCAGCGCTGCCCCTCTCACCCCCTATGAACCCGAGGTGGGGCTGTTTGGAGGCGAAACCGCCATGCAGCAAGCCCACCGCTTCTTCGAGATGGACGCGTGGCTGGCCCTGCACGCCCACAAGCTGGACACCAACAACCGCTACCTGACCTCGCACCTCTGGATGACCCTGATGCTGCGGTCTTGCGGCCTCGACAGCTTCGAACAGTGGGATGTGTGGCAAAAGCTCGGACAGGTCAGGCCACCCGCCCGACCTGAGCACCACAAACTGGTGGAGCAGATTTCCGCAGCCGTGCAGCGCATTGGCAGCCTGAGCACCGACAGGCTCTGGGAAGAACTGCTGGGCCGCGTCCCTGAAATGAGCGTCTGGAAAGAAGAACTGGTCCTCTGGGGCAAAGCCATGCAAGGCTTGTTGGCCCACGGGCCTCTGGAGCGGGGCCTCAGAAGCATTCTGGCCGTGCACGTGATTTTCCACAGCAACCGGATGCTGTTCAACCTGACCGAACAGGTCCTTTTCACCGCAGCGTGGCAGCATGCCTGCCAGCCCGAATGAGGTTTGCCATGATCGAGTACCCCAAACTCCGTTCTGATGTGTATTTCGCCAGTGAAGAACAACAACCGGTGGTGGCGGTGGATGGTCGCCGTTTCGTGCTCCCCTCCAGAGCCATGCTGACCTTGCTGGAACGCCTCAGCCCGCACCTGAATGGGCAGGTCAGCCTCCAGAGCCTGCTGGGTGCTGTCCCGGAAAGCCAGCAACGCGCGGTGTCTTCTTTGCTGCAAAAACTCCATGAAGTGGGTGCCGTGCGCGACCACGCCCTCAATGAAGGCCTGCAACTGCCCGGATGGATGACCGAACTGTACCGCCCGACCCTCGACTATCTGGAAGCGCTCGGGCCTGCCCCCATCAAGAATTTCCTCAACCTCCGGCAAAAGCAACTGACCGTAACTGGCACGGGATCGGCCTTGAGGGTGTTCGCTCCAGCCCTCTGGGATGCTGGCCTGACCCGAGGTGCCGTGCAGGTCTCCGAAACCGATCCTGCCCGAGCCCCTTTGCTGGAAAGTCTGGAATTGCGTCAGGTGCTCGACCCGGATTGCCGCTGGACCCTGACCACCGAAAGCCCTGTTCAGCCCTCGGACCTGCTTGTGGTGATCGGAAGCTGGGAGGAGGTCAGCGCAGCCCTGCAAAACCTTGCTGACGGACAGAAAGTGCTGCCCGTGGTCCTGACCGCAGAATTCAGCACCATTGGACCGGTTGGAGGTCGGGAACTTCAGGAAGACCTCTGGGCACGCATGGGACCTTTTTCGGCACCCCGAGACAGTTATTCTGCGTACAGCATCACCGGGGCCAGAGCCGCTCTGGAGGCCTTCAAAGTGCTGGCAGGTGCAGACACCCCTGCCCTTCACAAAGTGGTTCGGATCTGTCAGGAACAACTCACAGACACCGTGCACCCCTTGCTTCCGGTTCAGCGACCTGCCCCCGAGGCCCCTCTGGACATCGACACGCTGGAACGGAGCATGGCCGGACAACTCTTGTTCAACAAACACAGCGGTCTGATGCGCCAGATCGACCCAGAAGACCTGCCCCAGTTGCCGGTGACCACCTGGGCCACCCGCCTGCGTGAACACCCTGAGGTGCGCCTGACCTTCACCGGAGGCACCCTGCAAGAAGCCCGCACACAGGCCGTTCTGGGATCTTTGATGTCCCGTTTTGCAGGGCAAACGGCGGGCCTGAATGAAGCCCAGTGGAAAGGTCTGGGGGTGTTGCGCCATGCCAAGCACCAGCTTTCCGATCAGGAAATGCTCTGGGATTTTGAAACGGACCTCGATGCAGATGCCAAATTCTGGTACCGCACCTTGCCCCTCCGCTTTGGGGTGCAACCCGAGATCCAGGTGTGGATGTCTCAGGTGGCTGGCCTCCCTGTGGCAGAACTCCGCACCCCGGATTTTCAGGTGCGAGCAGCAGGACGGAACCTGCGAGAAGCCCTCAAAACCACCCTTTTGCTGGGTGTGGCAAAAGCACAACTGGAAGGCGAAAAGATCGCTCCAGACCAGCACCCTGTCCAACTCCCTGCTGCCGTTCAAGGCCAGAATCTGAATTGGCAGGACTGGCTGGGTGGCCTGTCCATTCAAGTGCACGGCACCCCCGATCCCAAATTGCTCCCTCTGGGCCTCTGGGTCGGACGGGTCACCCTGGAGGGGCAATGACCTTCACCCTGCCCACCAAACGCAGCCATGCCCTTTTGGGCACAGGGACCTGGGTGGGTTTCCCTGAAGATCAGGAACAGCAGGTTCGCAGGCGGGCCATGCGTTCGCAGACCCTGTTCCAGAGCAAAGCCTCTCCCTTGCTGGATTTTCCGGCTTTGCAGGCCATCCAGACGGTGTTGCAAGCCCAGCCAAGCCCGGACCTGTTTCTGATGGACCTGAAAACCGCCCACATCGAACGGGTGGTGTCCCTCCCAGAGCAACCTGCGCCCCAAATCGACCTCCTGAACCTGCAAGCCCCCACCACCAGAGGTCCTTTGCCTGACCTGCCGGACCAGAGCATCATCCATCCCACGCTGGGCATGGTGCTCGGGTTTCACATGGAGCCTTTCTCGGGCAGTGAACCGATGATGCATGCCCAACTGGCTGCAGCCCATACCGGACAGCAGGTGATGGGCACCGGACGGGCCAGCCATTACCTGAAAGCCCGCATCCTCTCGGTGCTGGAAGCCCTTGAGCGCGATGCAGGGATGGAAAACCAGAGCAGTGCCCCCACCTGCACCGCTTCTTTTCAGGACTTGCCTGAGGCCATGGATCCCGGTTCTTTCGGGCTGTACCGTCCAGAGCAGTACCACCAGAAAGGGTTTCCTTTCGTGCCTTTTGACGCTGCTGCTCCCAGAAACTGGGTGCAAGGACAGCATGCCCTGAGTGGCAAAAAGGTCTGGCTGGAACAGAGCCTGTGCTTTTACGAAAGCAAAACCCGGTTTGCTCCTCTGGTGGCCGGAAATTCCAGCGGTTGCGCGGTGGGCAGCACCCCCGAGGAAGCCCTGATGCACGCCGTTCTGGAGGCCCTTGAACGCCATGCAGCCCTCAAATGGTGGTCTTCGGATGTGGTTCCTGCGGTTCTGGACCTTGAACTCGACCCCCAGAGCCAACTGCTCGGGCAGGTGATGGAACGGCATGGGCACACCTTCCGGTTGTTCAACCTGAGTGGGGACCTTCCTGTTGCGGTGGTGATGTGCCAGATTTCAGGCCACCACAACGGCAAGCCCACCCTGATCCTCACCACTGGAGCGGGTTTTCATGCACAGGACGCTGCAAGGCAGGCCCTTTCGGAGGCTCTGGGGTTGCTCACTGTCCGGCTGCAATTCACGGCCAGAGACTTTCAGAAAATCCATGACCTGCAAGAAAACTTTGATCGGGTGGAGGAGGTCAGCGACCACCTCAAAGCCCACTTTTACCCCGATCCAGAGCTGCAAAAACGCCTTGAGGGTGGTCCAGCAGAGCCCCTTCCTGAACGGGTTTCCACCCTTTCGGAACTGCTCCTGAAATTGCAGGCTCTGGGCATGGACACGTACATGGTGGACCAGACCACCCCCTTGCTGAGCCACTGGAATTTGCGGTGCGTGCGTGCCCTGATCACCCATTCCATCCCGATGCACTATGGGGCCAGCGTGCAAAGAGACCATCCCCTGAACCTCCCGGACCGCCGGGTTCACCCATTCACCTGAAGGAGGCACCCCATGCAAGCGAACGTGCTCCATTACCAGAACACCTACCTGAAATACACCGCAGACCGCGAAGAAACAGGAGGGGCGTACCGGGGTTTCCTGCCTTCCAGAGGTGCAGAAATTTTGCTCCCTGCTCCCCAGAAACCTCAGGCCACCCTGTCTGAAGCCCTGTCCCGTTTCAGCCCGCATGCCCGTGATTTCACTTTGCAGGACCTCAGCAACCTGTGTCACCACACGCTCGGGTTCACCCGGTGGGAGGCCACCGACCTGTACCCCATCCACCGGGCCACCCCCGCCCCGAGGTGCCGTTACCCCATCGAACTCAACTGGTGGGACGGTCAGCAGGCCCACCGTTACGACCCCAGACGCCACACCCTCACACGGGCAGCCCAGACGGTGCAAAACGCAGGAGAGGCCATGTCTGCACCCGGATGGATCATCTCCGGGGTGCCCACCCGCCTTCTGAACCTGTACGGCCACTTCGCCAGTCGGTTGATGCTGCTCACCGCTGGACATGCTCTGGCCCAACTGCAAGCCACCCTGAACGCCTTTGACCTGCCCTTCAGTGACCCTCAGGTGCAGGACTTCGAATGGCCTGCCAGAGACGAAGAATTTCCCCTTGTGACCCTGCCCTGTGTCCCAGCAGAACGCCCAAATGCTCTTTTGCAGGGCTTGAAGGTGCCTTTCCTGCAAGCCACCCTGTCCAGAAGTTCCGCCTGCAACGCAGATGGCAACGGGGTCTGGCCCCTCTCCAGAGAC
This genomic stretch from Deinococcus misasensis DSM 22328 harbors:
- a CDS encoding MFS transporter, which codes for MTVQPTKLWNRNFTLYWSGILQAQLGSAISGVAFSYLVLELTNSVGSSALTLALTMLPGLLAPFAATWVDRLPLKLPLALGDALRGVLSLLVWYWAVQGDLTPTLLYLTSFINGLIGIFYSPAAQSALPGLVPARDLIRANGLMGIANQSASIMGLIGGGFLVGQFGVKNTLLFDAVTFLVMAFLMLLIQFPARERIEEPNTYWQDLKAGFQVFTVNPLLRAIPVLGFMVMAAFAPLNTALPKHLKSLDVGPEGYGVLMGLLTGGMLLGNVLVSVLGEKFNATRMMLLAYLFNGVFFLLFAVAHNIFLISVLMVLIGMGTGLIMVSNSIILQTHTPRHMLGRAFGVLGATSQLGMPLTLLILPTFVDRIPLGWLFMGTGVVLLVLSVLWLQVIRRQNSQLKVQGVQA
- a CDS encoding YcaO-like family protein, producing the protein MLSILEGPTSVLHCMASGRLPERFPAVLVWANPEQVVFSPEVDSEGAARWVLGHLPSGAKAILRWPDMGHPFLPVVVENLRERSGHWCIWKPHSGSVQFFALPQNPEAFTFKTAVVPEIGATRVRKEVTMRELEFLEMQFGVHPLPLMDAPLPVMVSQVNLQGSWHPVLGRGQHYHAARTGAVLEALERQAADRAVNLSGPCSFLDMRQEGLTLDPRTLVQPEPAHLPGHWTAYHPELPIRWTRGYSVRHQQPISVPARHVFLSVSDPVYVQESSSGVALGACREEALLHALLEVIERDAFLMTYYTRTPARRVVNIQDRQVQDLTLQAEKLGFEVFFFNITQENGIPAVWALLKRFDGKLDQVQSVSGAAAHLQPLPAMRAALSEALTTLHCMAPHHQPEEALKRVLHPEMVQDDLDHFLRFAHPLGLKDLDFLGSQEQLLSEFAPFSDRHTDLTEPLTRLLQVLLQVHEDVVFVDLPAQGGFHAVRALVPGMLPMTFGHPHRVNTSRLLSRLPAGHNGLFAPHPFP
- a CDS encoding lantibiotic dehydratase — encoded protein: MTETVALKTLRLWRVAGQHTVREGSIAPSAMKGLHHLRTFALLQWHLQEEQDLKNTLQNLASSMETRVPLVPEEDRSQRQALIRVRRDLLKNKVPRVVDLEVLQETHPDLCQRVQEAANRLQQWLECLLETVLQDEHLQVQKHLKDILKGHPDFLSSLEISVPDVMDAVRDFLNSEEVGKWRKLENTLCTYLSRAAFKTSPLSRFTRQEVHGSGVPETRTQVLLNAALLHRFWKGIQHHPDLKPHLLYRWNPDCTPHEKGFELLLLDRKDGKAADRWMVLPHSALLWWLHQTLQTPHTLLDLLEKMQAVLKLDPARSEGFVLQLLDRQVLIPEFALDDLTPEPVTALQQVLSGLPVDFAQEVSSLLGELQALLDHYSQSDAMTRRGVQASIQQQVHLIQETLSLEGPMPDSGRWLYENASAPTHPATLPELDQETINLVHTLSMLLTGSAAKSLKQEESFVQRYGPEGQTSLTAYLLNPLEETPSSAAQDLQHRAQEVSRGLKRLIEQNREAREIQIPAEVLAPHQNSVRRFQPAGWTWLMQQHRGQWVLNTALGGVGVLGLRCLTPSSKALLKTRLERLYAGKAAQLRVTSQSTINHNPVVLDRTLGTLSSLEKSTFRLQDLQVQHVQGQGLQVVDSLGEQVIPLYLSTFVPSFLTPTEQRLIDLAPQVGFRSYIVESFCDPQSPNVQHFPRLKLGEVVVSREAWVVPSEGLIRQKNETEVEHWRRVLALWQANGLPERFFLSPNHTLFEEKLDIVAYFSKERQLKPQFIDLQSLLYVRLLERWARDCPATLLYEVFPDPFDQNLVQEIAVELEEHHA
- a CDS encoding YcaO-like family protein; protein product: MTFTLPTKRSHALLGTGTWVGFPEDQEQQVRRRAMRSQTLFQSKASPLLDFPALQAIQTVLQAQPSPDLFLMDLKTAHIERVVSLPEQPAPQIDLLNLQAPTTRGPLPDLPDQSIIHPTLGMVLGFHMEPFSGSEPMMHAQLAAAHTGQQVMGTGRASHYLKARILSVLEALERDAGMENQSSAPTCTASFQDLPEAMDPGSFGLYRPEQYHQKGFPFVPFDAAAPRNWVQGQHALSGKKVWLEQSLCFYESKTRFAPLVAGNSSGCAVGSTPEEALMHAVLEALERHAALKWWSSDVVPAVLDLELDPQSQLLGQVMERHGHTFRLFNLSGDLPVAVVMCQISGHHNGKPTLILTTGAGFHAQDAARQALSEALGLLTVRLQFTARDFQKIHDLQENFDRVEEVSDHLKAHFYPDPELQKRLEGGPAEPLPERVSTLSELLLKLQALGMDTYMVDQTTPLLSHWNLRCVRALITHSIPMHYGASVQRDHPLNLPDRRVHPFT
- a CDS encoding thiopeptide-type bacteriocin biosynthesis protein, producing the protein MTLRWTEFHQWTSYTRQAPAPVQDISPTPTRPEDGLKLPEPELLNIPLQEALQERRSHTSGFEAFDLQALSNLLKHAVGSSGPLWHGVQRRTYPSAGGFYPVSVQVVSVNLPDLPRGVYRYEALGHSLQWVGGFDPQELDFLMDNTSLQEVPALVFLTGNFEQPTRKYGDRAYRFLLQESGHIMQNLQLVGTALQFNTLPLGCFKDDTARQLLSSSEEVLYAMLLGKSPRATPVMHAKTQYLQHRLYTPQLNRLMPEILSLPAGKFWFMVKGDGGEHLRLRFAPEIQTEVQNLVQAGQEQGWISAAPLTPYEPEVGLFGGETAMQQAHRFFEMDAWLALHAHKLDTNNRYLTSHLWMTLMLRSCGLDSFEQWDVWQKLGQVRPPARPEHHKLVEQISAAVQRIGSLSTDRLWEELLGRVPEMSVWKEELVLWGKAMQGLLAHGPLERGLRSILAVHVIFHSNRMLFNLTEQVLFTAAWQHACQPE
- a CDS encoding lantibiotic dehydratase C-terminal domain-containing protein, yielding MLEWFTLRVYDHTPAREQLMLTLLDTFEGLHQEGWVQRFFLQRHWMHGPHVKVHFQTSEVLSALRARVQPEIQHFFLLPRAKDTLTDAEYLARYSEVARWEVADEDLLPLYGSKTTFWEPSTFRDHRFGNAFVSGLVKQVLSEVQPTLKWLLTVPASGKIPRAYQLMAGFAFTLGCKPEVSGMPEVATCFASHAEAFYHNLPNGEDLRKQFVLRSQHHQNLLFELTHQVETRPPLEVRLWMEALSGAYDRAMHAETLGEFQISTADTYLQEYTRMPEGMSPKEFTSSPVHRAFQDPTHPIHQYIQRPEFKARRLFVNVLYELLHSAGIRASERLLLCQFADSTLQNWRSFEEVAQ